In Chryseobacterium gotjawalense, the following are encoded in one genomic region:
- a CDS encoding carboxypeptidase-like regulatory domain-containing protein: MKKASLLFILLLGFLINAQIISGTILSKEDRQPIPYAKIGIENENAGTIADENGHFKIDLTNIDINKTLKIEVGGFEKYAVSVKEFGQANPRNLILKEKVRDIQEVKISPRKFVQENWGINTKTKRITIGHNPSKGQEDQSKEIAVLFKNNKAAKIEKININISRFTADKPVFIRFTVYDKELNSILNEDITDKITAEKIINGTYTYDVSKNNIWINEDFYVGIQLLNYFEGSFYMSGAHMGNKTIYRNYLSGWISVPMVSPAINIDVKVQK; encoded by the coding sequence ATGAAAAAAGCATCTTTACTTTTTATTCTACTTTTGGGATTTTTAATAAATGCGCAAATTATCTCCGGAACCATTTTATCTAAAGAAGACAGGCAACCCATTCCTTACGCGAAAATTGGAATCGAAAACGAAAATGCCGGAACCATCGCCGATGAAAACGGCCATTTTAAAATTGATTTAACCAACATCGACATAAATAAAACTTTAAAAATTGAAGTTGGTGGTTTTGAAAAATATGCAGTTTCAGTTAAGGAATTTGGTCAAGCAAATCCCCGTAACTTAATTTTAAAAGAAAAGGTACGAGACATTCAAGAGGTTAAAATCAGTCCACGGAAATTTGTTCAAGAAAACTGGGGAATAAACACGAAAACTAAGCGCATAACAATTGGTCATAATCCATCCAAAGGTCAAGAAGATCAGTCCAAAGAAATAGCGGTGCTTTTTAAAAATAACAAAGCAGCAAAAATTGAAAAAATAAACATCAATATATCGAGATTTACAGCGGACAAACCGGTTTTCATAAGATTTACTGTTTATGATAAAGAGCTCAATTCCATTTTAAATGAAGATATAACAGATAAAATCACCGCTGAAAAAATTATAAATGGTACTTATACTTATGATGTTTCTAAAAATAATATATGGATTAATGAAGACTTCTACGTTGGAATTCAACTCCTCAATTATTTCGAAGGCTCTTTCTATATGAGTGGTGCACATATGGGAAATAAAACCATTTACAGAAATTATCTAAGTGGCTGGATTAGTGTCCCGATGGTAAGTCCGGCAATCAATATCGATGTGAAAGTTCAAAAATAA
- a CDS encoding thioredoxin family protein — protein sequence MKKTSLILLVLFSIITFGQGMKFEENKTFKDLLAIAKKENKLLFLDAYTTWCGPCKLMAKNVFPQASVGEFYNANFINSKIDMEKGEGIDIAKKYNVRAYPTYLFINGDGELIHRVSSYYPPEDFINVGKDAIDPSKQMGALKKKFEAGEKDPEFLKSFIKVYAYTDPTLTSKVAKTYFDGKKADPLTQEDLSYLFSLTKDSNSPLYPEFISRKDELLKLMPEENYNRTVYNFKLNAIFNTSFDQITKVLDEKKFITEAKKIMSEEKAKSLLLKAKMKIAASAKDTAAYQKYALEYYKDGASSEFTSDELNSVSWNFFENVTNKIALEKAILWAKQSVKLNEGYANTDTVANLYFKTGDKVNAKTWATKAIELAKKEGEDYAETQAILDQLK from the coding sequence ATGAAAAAGACATCATTGATATTATTGGTTCTTTTCAGCATCATCACCTTCGGTCAGGGAATGAAATTTGAGGAAAACAAAACCTTTAAAGATTTATTGGCAATTGCTAAGAAAGAAAATAAATTACTCTTTTTAGACGCTTACACCACGTGGTGCGGACCCTGCAAACTGATGGCAAAAAATGTTTTTCCACAGGCTTCCGTGGGAGAATTCTACAATGCCAATTTCATCAATTCTAAAATTGATATGGAAAAAGGTGAAGGAATTGATATTGCGAAAAAGTATAATGTGCGAGCTTATCCAACTTATCTTTTCATTAATGGTGACGGCGAACTGATTCATCGTGTCTCTTCGTATTATCCACCGGAGGACTTCATCAATGTTGGAAAAGATGCCATAGATCCTTCCAAACAAATGGGCGCGCTTAAAAAGAAATTTGAAGCTGGAGAAAAAGATCCGGAATTTCTGAAAAGTTTCATTAAAGTGTATGCTTATACAGATCCCACTTTAACATCAAAAGTAGCCAAAACCTACTTTGACGGTAAAAAAGCAGATCCTTTGACTCAGGAAGATTTATCTTATCTTTTTTCACTGACAAAAGACAGCAACTCTCCCCTTTATCCTGAATTCATCTCGCGCAAAGACGAATTATTGAAACTGATGCCAGAAGAAAATTACAACAGAACTGTTTACAATTTTAAACTGAACGCTATATTCAATACTTCTTTTGACCAAATCACAAAAGTTCTTGATGAGAAAAAATTTATCACAGAAGCTAAAAAAATAATGTCCGAAGAGAAAGCAAAATCCTTATTATTAAAAGCAAAAATGAAAATTGCTGCTTCGGCAAAAGACACCGCTGCTTATCAGAAATATGCTTTGGAATATTATAAAGACGGAGCATCTTCAGAATTTACTTCGGATGAACTTAATTCTGTTTCCTGGAACTTTTTTGAAAATGTCACCAACAAAATAGCTTTAGAGAAAGCGATTCTTTGGGCAAAGCAGTCAGTGAAACTCAATGAGGGTTATGCAAATACCGATACAGTAGCCAATCTTTATTTCAAGACCGGAGATAAAGTAAATGCCAAAACATGGGCAACGAAAGCCATTGAACTGGCCAAAAAAGAAGGCGAAGATTATGCAGAAACTCAGGCTATACTGGATCAGCTTAAATAG
- a CDS encoding glycoside hydrolase family 25 protein, which translates to MAKRTVKRRTTRKIHKKRRRHFLLRREILLLFLALTLLGTGFYLKQKISFYYAMYFNKFEHKKLSNSEREENRINRIIGDYADKTFGMDVSHYQRKEDITWDSLSIGNRAIPIKFVVLRATMGNKSADKHFDEFWTLSKKHDLIRGAYHFYRADEDPVMQANNFLENVKLESGDLPPILDIEKIPRRKSTKKLIEDLKIWCRIVEEAYGVKPIIYTYYHYHKDFLKGEFDDYPMWLANYNDVPQPSPDADWKIWQFTENGIVYGINTKVDLNVFNGNLWSLKRLTLD; encoded by the coding sequence ATGGCCAAGAGAACTGTTAAAAGAAGAACCACCCGGAAAATTCATAAAAAACGCAGGAGACATTTTCTTCTGCGCCGTGAAATTCTGTTGCTGTTTTTAGCTTTGACGTTATTGGGAACCGGCTTTTATTTAAAGCAGAAAATCTCCTTTTACTATGCGATGTATTTCAATAAATTCGAACATAAAAAACTGTCGAATTCGGAAAGGGAAGAAAACAGAATCAACAGGATTATCGGAGATTATGCCGATAAAACTTTCGGAATGGATGTTTCCCATTACCAAAGAAAAGAAGATATTACCTGGGACAGTTTAAGTATCGGAAACCGGGCTATTCCAATAAAATTCGTGGTGCTGCGTGCGACGATGGGCAATAAATCGGCAGATAAACATTTCGATGAATTCTGGACGCTTTCTAAAAAGCATGATCTTATCCGCGGTGCATATCATTTTTACAGAGCCGATGAAGATCCTGTGATGCAGGCCAATAATTTTCTTGAAAATGTGAAATTGGAATCTGGAGATCTGCCGCCGATTTTAGATATTGAAAAAATTCCAAGAAGAAAATCGACCAAAAAATTAATTGAAGATCTGAAGATCTGGTGCCGGATTGTCGAAGAAGCGTATGGCGTGAAACCGATTATTTACACCTATTACCATTACCACAAAGATTTTCTGAAAGGGGAGTTCGATGATTATCCGATGTGGCTGGCCAATTATAATGACGTGCCACAACCGTCGCCCGACGCAGATTGGAAAATCTGGCAGTTCACCGAAAATGGAATCGTCTATGGAATCAATACCAAAGTGGATCTGAATGTTTTCAACGGGAATCTGTGGTCGCTGAAAAGATTGACTTTAGATTAA
- the uvrC gene encoding excinuclease ABC subunit UvrC — MNADLELQLKTLPSDPGVYRYYDKKGNLLYVGKAKNLKKRVLSYFNKNQPGYRTKIMVAKIFRLETTVVNSEYDALLLENNLIKEHQPFYNVMLKDDKTYPWICIKNEDFPRVFLTRTKIKDGSEYFGPYAKVRPAKVLLDTIKHLYKIRTCNLNLSPKKIAEGKYRVCLEYHIKNCEGPCEMLELKESYDRKIDAIRGIIKGDFRTAKEYLTNQMIAFAKNLEFENAQTIKEKIDLLEDFQHKHTVVNPNIDDVDVFGMTSDETAAYINYFKIQNGNIIQSFTTEIKKILEESDEDMLEEAMIEIRQKFNSDSKEILIPFHLTLEIPNVKLIVPKVGDKKRIVELSEKNAKEYRVEKLKQVQIVDPERHTNRIMAEMQKLLRMPVEPRHIEGFDNSNIQGTNPVSACVVFKDGKPSKADYRIFHPKTVVGPDDYKTMEEVIYRRYKRLLEEAEPLPQLILIDGGKGQLSSAVKSLKLLGLYGKITIIGIAKRLEEIYFPEDSIPLYLDKKSETLKILQRVRDESHRFGVKHHRTRRKNSTIKSELDEIPGVGEKTIEMLLQKLKSVKRIKESNLETLEEILGKSKGKVVWEYFNPN; from the coding sequence ATGAATGCTGATCTTGAACTTCAACTGAAAACTTTGCCATCCGATCCCGGAGTTTATCGGTATTATGATAAAAAAGGTAATTTACTCTACGTTGGAAAAGCGAAGAATTTAAAGAAAAGAGTACTTTCTTACTTTAATAAAAATCAGCCGGGTTACCGTACGAAAATTATGGTCGCCAAAATATTCCGGCTGGAAACTACCGTCGTGAATAGCGAATACGACGCGCTTTTGTTGGAAAATAATTTAATTAAAGAACATCAGCCGTTTTACAATGTCATGCTCAAAGATGACAAAACCTATCCCTGGATCTGCATTAAAAATGAAGATTTTCCGCGTGTTTTTTTAACGCGGACGAAAATTAAAGATGGTTCAGAATATTTCGGACCTTATGCGAAAGTCCGCCCAGCCAAGGTTTTGCTCGATACCATCAAACACCTCTATAAAATCCGGACCTGTAATCTGAACCTTTCACCCAAAAAAATTGCGGAAGGAAAATATAGGGTTTGCCTGGAATATCATATCAAAAACTGCGAAGGTCCCTGCGAAATGCTGGAATTGAAAGAAAGTTATGATAGAAAAATTGATGCGATACGCGGAATTATTAAAGGTGATTTCCGGACGGCGAAAGAATATCTGACCAATCAGATGATAGCTTTTGCTAAAAATTTGGAATTTGAAAATGCTCAGACAATAAAGGAGAAAATCGATTTGCTGGAAGATTTTCAGCACAAGCACACGGTGGTCAATCCAAACATTGATGATGTAGATGTTTTTGGGATGACGAGCGATGAAACTGCGGCCTACATTAATTATTTTAAAATTCAGAACGGAAATATTATCCAGAGTTTCACCACAGAAATAAAGAAAATTCTGGAGGAATCTGACGAAGATATGCTGGAAGAAGCGATGATTGAGATTCGCCAGAAATTTAATTCTGATTCTAAAGAAATTCTGATTCCTTTTCATTTAACATTAGAAATTCCTAACGTGAAACTGATTGTTCCTAAAGTCGGGGATAAGAAAAGAATCGTGGAACTGTCTGAAAAAAATGCCAAAGAATACCGTGTTGAAAAACTGAAACAGGTTCAAATCGTAGATCCCGAAAGACATACCAACCGAATCATGGCAGAGATGCAGAAACTGCTTCGGATGCCTGTGGAACCGCGACATATTGAAGGTTTTGACAACTCGAATATTCAGGGAACAAATCCCGTTTCCGCTTGCGTCGTTTTTAAAGATGGAAAACCCAGCAAAGCCGATTATCGTATTTTCCATCCTAAAACGGTGGTAGGTCCGGACGATTATAAGACGATGGAAGAAGTGATTTACCGGCGGTACAAAAGGCTTTTAGAAGAAGCAGAACCTTTGCCGCAGCTTATTTTAATTGATGGTGGAAAAGGCCAGCTTTCGTCTGCTGTAAAAAGTTTGAAGCTGCTCGGTCTGTACGGAAAAATCACCATCATCGGAATTGCAAAACGCTTGGAAGAAATCTATTTCCCCGAAGATTCTATTCCGTTATATCTCGATAAAAAATCTGAAACTTTAAAAATACTGCAAAGAGTTCGGGACGAATCGCATCGTTTTGGCGTGAAACATCACCGAACCAGACGCAAAAATTCAACCATCAAATCCGAACTCGATGAAATTCCCGGAGTGGGTGAAAAGACGATTGAAATGTTGCTTCAGAAACTGAAATCAGTCAAGAGAATTAAAGAATCGAATTTAGAGACTCTGGAAGAAATTCTGGGAAAATCGAAAGGGAAAGTGGTTTGGGAGTATTTTAATCCGAATTAA